CACTTTATGTGACATATAAACCATCGAAAGCATAATAAAGATATATGCTTGGATTGTTCCTACAAATATTGAAAATGCTTGCCAAACAATTAATCCTGGGATACTAATAATCCAACCCCATGCTGGTTCGTTAAAGAATAAGCCAGCAAGTAATGTTAATAGTATCTCACCTGCAAATATGTTACCGTACAAACGCAGACCAAGCGTTAATGTTGAAGTGAACTCTTCAAAAACATTAATAATTGCCAATGGCCAAAACGGCTGTACATAACCTTTAAGATATTGTTTCGTACCACGCATTTTAATTCCATAAAAGTGAGTTAACAGTATTATCGTTGTAGACAACGTTAAAGTCACTGTTGCATCAGCTGTCGGTGATTTCCACCACAATGTGTGATCTTTCGTTACTATAGAAAACGGAAGACCTAACATATTAGCTATAAAAATGTACAGAATCAGCGTTACTGCTAAGAAGTGGAATTGACCACCTTTTTTCCAAGCCATGTTACCTTCAATGATTCCCCTCACGAAATCAAAAATCCATTCAACGAAATTTTGTTTGCCAGTTGGTCTTTTTTTCAAATTACGCGTACAAATGATAGCAAGTAGAAAAACAAGAAACGCCGTAACAAGTATCATCAATATACTTGATAAATTGAAAACGATATCAAAACCGAATAAATTCCAACTCACGAGCGGGGATTTGTGATCCATAATCTCACCTCTTTCTTAATTTATTTGCTCACCTTTAGTAAAGGACGTATGATAACTACAACATATGAAATCATTAAACCAATAATTATACCGATGATACTTACATGCGCTTTATTAAGGTACCAAATCATACAGGCAATAATTGCAACTAAGTATCGCCACATATTTCCAGTTGAAATATGCATAGTGTCTGGTCTTTTAGCTTTAGCTAAATAGCATTCAAAAATACATGTGTTGATTGCAGAACCAGTAACACCAATGATTAATCCTAAGATAAATGCATGGTGTGTATAAAGGTATAATCCTCCCAATATTATTATTAGATAAAAATAATATTGAATGAACTGTTTAAAAATGTTGTAGAAACGACTCATTTTATATGCCTCCGTGTGACTGATATCAATCATGAAAACCGTTCCACTCATACAAACTAAATGATAATATAGGCGATTTGTGGTGTCAATTCTATTCAAATTGTTGTAAAAAAATAAGCATAGTTAGACACAATTTAGACACAATTAGACAAAAAGTCTATTTTCCTCAGAAATCGCTTGGTTTTTCAGTGATTAAATTCAAATAATACTTAATATGATTAACTATTCTTTCTGAAGCAAATCCATCACCGTAAGGATTAGATGCTTCAGACATTTGATGATATAATCTCTCATCATCGATTAATTCTTTTGCAGCTTGATACACATTTTGCTTATTTGTTCCAATGACTTTTAATGTGCCAGCTTCAACACCTTCAGGACGTTCTGTAACACTTCGCAAAACTAAAACTGGCTTATTAAATGATGGCGCTTCTTCCTGAATTCCACCTGAATCTGTCAAAATAAAATAAGATTTTTTAGCAAAATTATGGAAATCTACTACGTCCAAAGGTTCAATCAATTCAATTCTGTCATGACTACCTAAAATCTTTTGAGCCACCTCTCGAACTTTCGGGTTTTTATGCATTGGATATACCAGTGCTAAATCAGTATACTCATCTATTAAGCGTCTAACCGCTTTAAATATATTTTCCATGGGTTTCCCGATATTTTCTCGTCGGTGTGCTGTCATAAGAATGAATTTTTTGTCATGGTATTTATCCATGATGTTAGATTTATAATTGTCATCAACTGTATATTTCATAGCATCAATCGCAGTATTACCAGTGACAACAACACTTTCTGAATATTTCCCTTCACTTAACAAATGCGATGCAGCATTTTTAGTAGGTGCAAAATGTAAGTCAGCTAATACACCAACTAATTGTCTATTCACCTCTTCTGGAAAAGGTGAATATTTATCATAACTTCTAAGCCCTGCTTCAACGTGTCCAATCGGCACTTGGTTATAAAATGCCGCTAAACCACCTGCAAATGTCGTCATCGTATCACCATGTACAAGTACCATGTCTGGTTTTTCTAA
The genomic region above belongs to Staphylococcus aureus and contains:
- the atpB gene encoding F0F1 ATP synthase subunit A, producing MDHKSPLVSWNLFGFDIVFNLSSILMILVTAFLVFLLAIICTRNLKKRPTGKQNFVEWIFDFVRGIIEGNMAWKKGGQFHFLAVTLILYIFIANMLGLPFSIVTKDHTLWWKSPTADATVTLTLSTTIILLTHFYGIKMRGTKQYLKGYVQPFWPLAIINVFEEFTSTLTLGLRLYGNIFAGEILLTLLAGLFFNEPAWGWIISIPGLIVWQAFSIFVGTIQAYIFIMLSMVYMSHKVADEH
- a CDS encoding ATP synthase subunit I yields the protein MNRIDTTNRLYYHLVCMSGTVFMIDISHTEAYKMSRFYNIFKQFIQYYFYLIIILGGLYLYTHHAFILGLIIGVTGSAINTCIFECYLAKAKRPDTMHISTGNMWRYLVAIIACMIWYLNKAHVSIIGIIIGLMISYVVVIIRPLLKVSK
- the wecB gene encoding non-hydrolyzing UDP-N-acetylglucosamine 2-epimerase — its product is MKKIMTIFGTRPEAIKMAPLVKALEQEKMLEPIVVVTAQHREMLDSVLSTFEIKPKYDLNIMKSGQTLSEITSKSITQLEQVIQLEKPDMVLVHGDTMTTFAGGLAAFYNQVPIGHVEAGLRSYDKYSPFPEEVNRQLVGVLADLHFAPTKNAASHLLSEGKYSESVVVTGNTAIDAMKYTVDDNYKSNIMDKYHDKKFILMTAHRRENIGKPMENIFKAVRRLIDEYTDLALVYPMHKNPKVREVAQKILGSHDRIELIEPLDVVDFHNFAKKSYFILTDSGGIQEEAPSFNKPVLVLRSVTERPEGVEAGTLKVIGTNKQNVYQAAKELIDDERLYHQMSEASNPYGDGFASERIVNHIKYYLNLITEKPSDF